One Physeter macrocephalus isolate SW-GA unplaced genomic scaffold, ASM283717v5 random_682, whole genome shotgun sequence genomic window carries:
- the LOC102973485 gene encoding barrier-to-autointegration factor-like has protein sequence MTTSPKHTDFTAEPMGEKPAGSLAGIGEVLGKKLEERGFDKACVVLGQFLVLKKDEDLFRERLKDTCGANAKQSRDCFGCLREWCDVFL, from the coding sequence ATGACAACCTCCCCAAAGCACACAGACTTCACGGCAGAGCCCATGGGGGAAAAGCCAGCTGGAAGCCTGGCCGGGATTGGCGAAGTCCTGGGCAAGAAGCTGGAGGAAAGGGGCTTTGACAAGGCCTGTGTGGTCCTTGGTCAGTTTCTGGTGCTAAAGAAAGATGAAGATCTTTTCCGGGAACGGCTGAAGGACACGTGCGGCGCCAATGCCAAGCAGTCGCGGGACTGCTTCGGGTGCCTTCGAGAGTGGTGCGACGTGTTTTTGTGA